The Dehalogenimonas lykanthroporepellens BL-DC-9 genome includes a window with the following:
- a CDS encoding phosphoribosylaminoimidazole carboxylase, catalytic subunit (TIGRFAM: phosphoribosylaminoimidazole carboxylase, catalytic subunit~KEGG: dev:DhcVS_743 phosphoribosylaminoimidazole carboxylase, catalytic subunit~PFAM: 1-(5-phosphoribosyl)-5-amino-4-imidazole-carboxylate (AIR) carboxylase), whose product MSKVAVIMGSESDLEIMQNTTDVLNKLGIQNETFIMSAHRQPEKVHEFCVNARQSGYEVIIAGAGMAAHLPGVIAAWTTLPVIGVPISSSELKGTDSLFSIVQMPAGIPVATVAIGSAGAKNAAYLAGQILGLKYPPIANAYEDYRKGLKGN is encoded by the coding sequence ATGTCTAAAGTTGCCGTAATAATGGGTTCGGAATCAGATCTGGAAATCATGCAAAACACCACCGATGTCTTGAATAAACTCGGGATTCAGAATGAAACATTCATCATGTCGGCTCACCGTCAACCTGAAAAAGTCCATGAATTCTGCGTAAATGCCCGTCAATCCGGATATGAAGTTATTATCGCGGGGGCCGGGATGGCGGCTCATCTTCCCGGTGTTATTGCCGCCTGGACAACCTTGCCGGTGATTGGTGTGCCTATTTCTTCATCCGAACTAAAAGGTACAGACTCCCTCTTTTCAATCGTTCAGATGCCAGCCGGAATTCCGGTAGCTACCGTTGCCATTGGGAGTGCCGGCGCTAAAAACGCGGCCTACCTGGCTGGTCAGATACTCGGGCTGAAATATCCACCAATAGCCAATGCTTACGAAGATTACCGTAAAGGACTTAAGGGCAACTAA
- a CDS encoding Imidazoleglycerol-phosphate dehydratase (KEGG: deb:DehaBAV1_0761 imidazoleglycerol-phosphate dehydratase~PFAM: imidazoleglycerol-phosphate dehydratase): MNERRASVKRDTRETTISVDIFLDGTGKADMRTGIRLFDHMLSQIARHGIFDMSVSATGDDVHHLVEDVGIAMGQALNQALGKKTGLVRIADATVPMDETLATVAVDLCGRGYSVLKLDFNDNDMSGFPADMLRHFLESFAIEGRFNLHAGILYGTNDHHKAEAIFKALGRALSYATRIEPRIANQVPSTKGFLES; the protein is encoded by the coding sequence ATGAATGAACGACGCGCTTCGGTAAAAAGGGACACCAGGGAAACCACCATAAGTGTTGATATATTTTTAGATGGTACCGGAAAAGCCGATATGAGAACAGGTATACGTCTATTCGATCACATGTTGTCTCAAATCGCGCGGCATGGAATATTCGACATGAGCGTTTCGGCAACCGGTGATGATGTGCATCATCTGGTCGAAGATGTCGGAATTGCTATGGGGCAAGCGCTGAACCAGGCGTTAGGTAAAAAAACAGGTCTTGTTCGAATTGCCGATGCTACCGTACCCATGGATGAAACTTTAGCTACAGTAGCGGTGGATCTTTGCGGCAGAGGTTATTCTGTTTTAAAACTGGATTTTAACGATAATGATATGTCTGGTTTCCCAGCTGATATGCTACGTCACTTTCTGGAGAGTTTCGCTATAGAAGGGCGTTTTAATCTGCATGCCGGGATATTATATGGCACCAATGACCATCATAAAGCTGAAGCAATATTCAAAGCTCTGGGTAGAGCGTTAAGCTATGCGACTAGAATCGAGCCTCGTATTGCAAACCAGGTTCCCAGTACCAAGGGGTTTTTAGAAAGTTGA
- a CDS encoding GMP synthase, large subunit (KEGG: dev:DhcVS_740 GMP synthase (glutamine-hydrolysing)~TIGRFAM: GMP synthase, large subunit; GMP synthase, small subunit~PFAM: GMP synthase domain protein; glutamine amidotransferase class-I; tRNA methyl transferase-like): MIIFYTIEMTEKDELNPTESYRVATSGDIEISTYLEIAKHTKGKPETGEAVSGASRESIVIFDFGSQYSLLIARRIRELNVYCELVPHDTSWEQIAHLNPKGFILSGGPASVYSPGAPMAPAYIYESKLPVLGVCYGMQLITQQLGGLVAEGQAREYGHSVLHLSEPHDPFFKELPEASAAWMSHGDRVEKMPPGFVSLAYTEHSPYAVMGNNQNIYGLQFHPEVAHTPYGKTLLKNFVLNICKCQPTWTPGNFISESIHSIKQQVGSGKVIAALSGGVDSSIVATLIHRAIGDQLTCIFVNNGLLRREEAERTLKVFRQNLGMNIVYVEATDRFLDKLAGITDPEQKRKAIGAEFISVFEDEAKKLGQVDFLAQGTLYPDVIESVASVGTASAKIKSHHNVGGLPENMALKLLEPVRYLFKDEVRQVGLELGLPEEMVWRQPFPGPGLAIRVIGEVNREKLEMLRAADWIVMHEIKKAGLYRQVWQSFAIITDVRSVGVMGDYRTYGNLVAIRAVTSDDAMTADWARLPYELLARISNRIVNEVPGVNRVVYDITSKPPGTIEWE, translated from the coding sequence ATGATAATCTTTTATACTATTGAAATGACAGAAAAAGACGAGCTTAACCCTACCGAAAGCTATCGTGTAGCCACATCTGGCGACATCGAAATATCAACGTATCTTGAGATCGCCAAACACACCAAGGGAAAGCCTGAAACAGGCGAAGCTGTTTCAGGCGCTTCAAGAGAGTCCATCGTCATTTTCGACTTTGGTTCTCAGTACTCACTGCTCATTGCCCGAAGAATCCGGGAATTGAACGTCTATTGCGAATTGGTTCCCCACGATACTAGCTGGGAACAAATAGCCCATTTGAATCCAAAGGGTTTCATTCTTTCCGGGGGGCCGGCCAGTGTCTATTCACCCGGAGCTCCGATGGCACCGGCTTATATCTATGAAAGTAAACTACCGGTGTTGGGCGTCTGCTACGGTATGCAACTTATTACTCAGCAGTTGGGTGGCCTGGTTGCCGAAGGTCAGGCAAGAGAATATGGTCATTCCGTGCTTCATTTAAGTGAGCCGCACGACCCGTTCTTTAAAGAGCTGCCAGAAGCTTCTGCCGCCTGGATGAGCCATGGCGACCGGGTGGAAAAAATGCCGCCAGGCTTCGTTTCTCTTGCTTATACTGAACACTCCCCTTATGCCGTCATGGGTAATAATCAAAACATTTACGGCCTTCAGTTTCATCCGGAAGTAGCCCATACACCGTACGGAAAAACACTATTGAAAAATTTTGTGCTGAATATCTGCAAATGCCAGCCTACCTGGACGCCTGGTAATTTTATCAGCGAAAGCATCCATAGTATTAAACAACAGGTTGGTTCAGGTAAAGTTATTGCCGCTTTGTCAGGTGGCGTCGATTCCTCCATTGTAGCGACGCTGATTCATCGCGCTATCGGCGACCAGCTGACGTGTATTTTTGTCAATAACGGGTTATTACGTCGTGAAGAAGCCGAAAGGACGCTTAAGGTCTTCCGGCAGAATCTTGGCATGAACATAGTATACGTCGAAGCCACCGACCGGTTCCTGGATAAATTAGCCGGAATCACAGACCCTGAACAGAAACGAAAGGCTATAGGCGCCGAATTCATCAGCGTATTCGAAGATGAAGCTAAAAAACTCGGACAAGTGGATTTTCTAGCCCAAGGCACATTGTATCCGGATGTTATCGAAAGCGTGGCTTCTGTCGGGACTGCTTCAGCTAAAATCAAAAGCCATCACAATGTCGGCGGACTACCGGAGAACATGGCGCTGAAACTGCTCGAGCCGGTACGGTATTTGTTCAAGGATGAAGTTAGACAAGTCGGATTGGAATTGGGGTTGCCGGAAGAAATGGTTTGGCGCCAACCATTCCCTGGGCCGGGTTTGGCTATCAGAGTAATTGGCGAAGTGAATCGGGAAAAACTCGAGATGCTTCGAGCCGCCGATTGGATAGTGATGCATGAGATTAAAAAAGCCGGGCTTTACAGACAGGTATGGCAAAGTTTCGCCATTATTACGGATGTACGCAGTGTAGGAGTCATGGGGGATTACCGGACATATGGCAATCTGGTGGCTATCCGGGCCGTTACCAGTGACGACGCGATGACAGCTGATTGGGCACGTTTGCCATATGAATTGCTGGCAAGGATATCCAACCGGATAGTGAACGAAGTGCCCGGAGTCAATCGAGTCGTTTATGATATTACCTCCAAACCGCCGGGAACTATCGAATGGGAGTAA
- a CDS encoding histidinol dehydrogenase (TIGRFAM: histidinol dehydrogenase~KEGG: deg:DehalGT_0724 histidinol dehydrogenase~PFAM: Histidinol dehydrogenase), which produces MKVIFGFEQGRRALDRTGSLPSVDANLEAVVSKIVESVRINGDNALKALTREYDGVQLESFEVAKPEIEAAKSCVDIELLRALDYAANRILDYHQIQKTNIDSYFSLMKGRQLSRPLERVGLYAPGGKAYYPSTVLMTALPAKAAGAGTIYLATPPGPEGKIPAPTLAAAAIAGVDGVFSIGGAQAIAAFAYGTQCIPRVDKICGPGNKFVMTAKKLVFGDVAIDGLQGPSEVLIIADSNSNPRYCATDMLAQAEHDPDATSVLVTTSEKLARNVLGEIKEIGNSNSRHDIIVQSLNAKGKIIIVDNIDEAIELSNIYAPEHLCLLSEQASARLADFKHAGCVFTGPSATVAIGDYVAGPSHALPTSGTARFSSPLNVWDFLKIIDVVDVDNELIQQSGHVAVTIAEAEGLSAHALAIKSRM; this is translated from the coding sequence ATGAAAGTCATTTTTGGCTTTGAACAAGGGCGCCGCGCACTGGACCGGACCGGTTCATTGCCTTCTGTCGACGCAAATCTGGAAGCTGTCGTCAGTAAAATCGTTGAGTCTGTGAGAATAAATGGTGATAACGCCCTGAAGGCACTGACTCGGGAATATGACGGTGTTCAACTTGAATCTTTTGAAGTAGCTAAACCAGAAATAGAAGCCGCGAAATCCTGTGTAGATATTGAACTTCTTCGCGCGTTAGATTATGCCGCCAACCGCATTCTTGATTACCATCAAATTCAGAAAACCAATATAGATTCGTATTTTTCACTTATGAAAGGCCGTCAGCTGTCCCGTCCTTTAGAACGAGTCGGATTATACGCCCCGGGCGGCAAAGCCTATTATCCCTCAACCGTTTTGATGACGGCTCTTCCGGCTAAGGCGGCTGGGGCCGGAACTATCTATCTTGCCACCCCTCCCGGTCCCGAAGGAAAAATTCCGGCACCTACGCTGGCGGCAGCTGCCATTGCCGGAGTTGATGGTGTATTCTCCATCGGTGGGGCGCAAGCTATTGCCGCCTTCGCTTATGGCACCCAATGCATTCCTCGCGTTGATAAGATATGTGGGCCTGGAAATAAATTTGTAATGACCGCAAAAAAGTTGGTTTTTGGAGATGTAGCCATCGACGGGTTACAGGGGCCGAGCGAGGTCTTAATAATTGCCGACAGTAATTCTAATCCGCGTTATTGTGCTACCGATATGCTGGCACAGGCTGAACATGATCCTGATGCCACATCGGTTTTGGTTACGACCTCCGAAAAATTGGCCAGAAATGTTCTCGGCGAGATCAAGGAAATCGGTAATAGTAACAGTCGTCACGATATCATCGTGCAATCACTTAACGCCAAAGGCAAAATCATAATTGTGGATAATATCGATGAGGCAATCGAGTTGTCTAATATTTACGCCCCGGAACACCTTTGCCTTCTATCGGAGCAAGCTTCCGCTCGATTGGCAGATTTCAAGCATGCGGGTTGTGTCTTTACCGGCCCAAGTGCTACTGTAGCTATTGGGGATTATGTCGCCGGTCCCAGTCACGCATTACCGACATCCGGGACAGCCAGGTTTTCCTCTCCCTTGAATGTATGGGATTTCCTTAAGATAATCGATGTTGTGGACGTAGACAATGAACTGATACAACAATCGGGCCATGTGGCTGTAACCATTGCTGAAGCGGAAGGTTTATCAGCGCATGCTTTGGCAATAAAGTCCAGGATGTAA
- a CDS encoding phosphoribosylaminoimidazole-succinocarboxamide synthase (TIGRFAM: phosphoribosylaminoimidazole-succinocarboxamide synthase~KEGG: dev:DhcVS_745 phosphoribosylaminoimidazole-succinocarboxamide synthase~PFAM: SAICAR synthetase) codes for MATSTEVLTTDLPLKRFISGKVRDTYDLGDYLLIVVTDRISAFDVVLPTGIPEKGKVLNLISAFWFDKTQHIIPNHVVKVIEKAADLNDFLPESSRFDFPRYLEGRSMVVKKLKRLPVESVVRGYLAGSGWAEYRQNQSVCGVALPEGLKQSQMLPEIIFTPTTKGDNIHDLPMTFQEVEQEIGAALALKIKAVSTALYAYAREYARNKGIIIADTKFEFGLDGEELILIDEALTPDSSRFWDEKTYKVGVPQDSYDKQPVRDWLEASGWNKEPPGPSLPGDVIDSTRKRYIHAYEVLTGEKYG; via the coding sequence ATGGCAACCAGTACAGAAGTGCTCACTACCGATTTGCCACTGAAAAGATTCATTTCGGGTAAAGTAAGAGACACCTATGACTTAGGCGATTATCTTCTGATTGTAGTGACAGATAGAATATCAGCTTTTGACGTCGTCCTGCCTACCGGCATACCCGAAAAAGGTAAGGTTTTAAATCTGATATCCGCATTTTGGTTCGACAAAACACAACATATAATCCCCAATCATGTCGTCAAGGTTATTGAAAAAGCGGCAGATCTCAATGACTTCCTGCCTGAAAGTAGTAGATTCGATTTTCCGCGATATTTGGAAGGCCGTTCAATGGTGGTAAAGAAATTAAAACGGCTACCAGTTGAAAGCGTGGTCAGAGGATACCTTGCAGGATCAGGCTGGGCTGAATACCGGCAAAATCAATCTGTTTGCGGAGTGGCATTGCCTGAAGGTTTAAAACAGAGCCAGATGTTGCCTGAAATCATCTTCACTCCAACTACTAAAGGAGATAACATCCACGATTTACCAATGACCTTTCAAGAAGTTGAACAAGAAATCGGCGCCGCACTGGCTTTAAAAATAAAAGCGGTAAGCACCGCTCTTTATGCCTATGCCCGCGAGTACGCGCGCAATAAAGGTATCATCATCGCGGACACAAAATTCGAATTCGGTCTTGACGGTGAAGAGTTGATATTGATAGATGAGGCACTTACTCCGGATTCATCAAGGTTTTGGGATGAGAAAACCTACAAAGTCGGCGTTCCCCAGGATTCATATGATAAGCAACCCGTCAGGGATTGGCTGGAAGCTTCTGGGTGGAACAAGGAACCGCCCGGCCCGTCACTGCCCGGAGATGTGATAGACAGTACAAGAAAACGGTATATTCACGCGTATGAGGTGCTGACCGGCGAGAAGTACGGTTAA
- a CDS encoding histidinol-phosphate aminotransferase (KEGG: deb:DehaBAV1_0762 aminotransferase~TIGRFAM: histidinol-phosphate aminotransferase~PFAM: aminotransferase class I and II) yields MNNKDIIRFIRNDLRKFNGYSACKSPDLLDESVRRLGILKLDANENVYGPSPKTQDVLSRMNDIHIYPDANQTELRCKIAEYCNVSPDNIIAGSGSDQLIDLLIRTFVREGDEVISFTPTFAMYRFYTELAGGKFVGIPRDDNYHIDLSEFEKYITDATRLIFVAMPNNPTGTQVSIDKVIEILETGLPVVIDEAYYEFTGQTVVPLMKDFPNLMILRTFSKWAGLAGLRVGYGIFPELVATQLDAVKDPYCVSTAGTKAAIASLEDLDYLKSNISLIVSERKRLFEGLTNISFIQPFPSEANFILCRLTGVDAGEVQSRLERRGILVRCFNTQDMRNCLRFSIGRPEDTDRLLAELRSLKDG; encoded by the coding sequence TTGAACAATAAAGACATAATCCGGTTTATTCGGAACGACTTGAGGAAATTCAACGGCTATTCAGCTTGCAAGTCACCTGACCTGCTGGATGAGTCTGTACGTCGTCTTGGTATTTTAAAGTTGGATGCCAATGAGAATGTTTACGGGCCGTCACCGAAGACACAAGACGTCCTGTCGCGTATGAACGATATTCATATTTACCCTGACGCCAATCAGACAGAGTTACGCTGTAAAATTGCAGAATACTGTAATGTATCGCCAGATAACATTATCGCTGGTTCCGGTTCTGACCAACTGATTGACCTTTTGATTAGGACTTTTGTCCGAGAGGGTGATGAAGTAATATCTTTTACGCCTACTTTTGCCATGTACCGATTTTATACCGAATTGGCCGGCGGTAAATTTGTTGGTATTCCAAGGGACGATAATTACCATATCGATCTTTCCGAGTTTGAGAAATATATCACCGATGCCACCCGGCTGATTTTTGTCGCCATGCCTAATAATCCTACCGGAACACAGGTGTCCATTGATAAAGTTATTGAGATATTGGAAACAGGACTTCCCGTAGTCATAGATGAAGCATATTATGAATTTACAGGACAGACTGTCGTTCCATTGATGAAAGATTTCCCTAATTTGATGATACTAAGGACTTTCAGCAAATGGGCTGGGTTGGCCGGTCTACGGGTAGGCTATGGGATTTTTCCTGAATTAGTAGCCACACAACTGGACGCAGTCAAAGATCCTTATTGTGTTAGTACCGCTGGGACAAAAGCCGCCATTGCCTCACTGGAAGATTTGGATTATTTAAAATCCAATATTTCTCTAATAGTGAGTGAAAGAAAACGCCTGTTCGAAGGCCTGACCAATATATCTTTTATTCAACCTTTTCCTTCAGAGGCTAATTTCATACTGTGCCGGCTGACTGGGGTCGATGCGGGCGAAGTCCAATCTCGGCTGGAGCGCCGGGGTATTCTGGTACGTTGCTTCAACACGCAAGACATGAGAAACTGCCTGAGGTTTTCTATCGGCAGGCCTGAAGATACCGATCGTTTATTGGCAGAACTTCGTAGTTTAAAGGATGGTTAA
- a CDS encoding hypothetical protein (KEGG: lbz:LbrM11_V2.0190 tetratricopeptide repeat (TPR) protein) produces the protein MGFFGRQKIQGDELLNYLDYIGEEWKIKAFQEKEAGIYTVALDSYNPRGSKDLESLERLLDAANRLALSAAEILRRKDEISSVPDKATSLFFAWHAAYVDYLAWAVAQAEGMEDRIDGKVPDAGIIKELQVKSEKTRFEAEEEEKKLLKLLGFTDADMQQLMDRVQQAIDNDRWQPRPLSSRTKRG, from the coding sequence ATGGGTTTTTTCGGTCGGCAAAAAATACAGGGGGACGAACTTCTTAACTATCTCGACTACATCGGCGAAGAGTGGAAGATAAAGGCTTTTCAGGAAAAAGAAGCTGGTATCTATACAGTTGCTCTTGACTCCTACAATCCCCGCGGTTCTAAGGATTTAGAGTCTCTTGAGAGACTTCTCGATGCGGCCAATCGGCTGGCTTTGTCAGCGGCGGAGATTCTGCGTCGAAAAGACGAAATATCATCGGTACCCGATAAAGCCACTTCACTATTTTTTGCCTGGCATGCCGCGTACGTCGATTATCTGGCCTGGGCTGTTGCTCAAGCCGAAGGTATGGAAGACAGAATAGATGGCAAAGTGCCGGATGCCGGGATTATCAAGGAACTGCAGGTAAAAAGCGAAAAAACCCGGTTTGAAGCCGAAGAAGAAGAGAAAAAATTGTTGAAGCTACTTGGGTTCACCGACGCTGACATGCAACAGCTTATGGATCGGGTTCAACAAGCTATCGATAATGATCGCTGGCAACCAAGGCCGTTGAGCTCTCGTACAAAACGAGGGTAG
- a CDS encoding adenylosuccinate lyase (KEGG: deb:DehaBAV1_0759 adenylosuccinate lyase~TIGRFAM: adenylosuccinate lyase~PFAM: fumarate lyase; Adenylosuccinate lyase-like), translating to MIERYSRAQMKKVWSDENKFAKWLDIELAVVEAWVNQGVVPREALPKVKMARLNFKRMEELLQETHHDMTAFLGSVAESIGNESRFIHLGLTSSDIMDTATSLQLVEASKILAEDLKALVTALGNKAIEHKYTVMAGRTHGVHAEPITFGLKLALWMEETQRNRQRLADAAKIISVGKMSGAVGTYATVPPEVEEFACKKLGLSPAPISNQVIQRDRHAQFMTTMAIIAGSLEKFAVEIRALQKTEFREAEEPFAEGQTGSSAMPHKRNPELCERITGIARLVRGYAVTSLENIALWHERDISHSSTERVILPDACLVLDYALNIFTNVINGMKVFPQRMKSNMDLTRGLLFSQRVLIALIDKGMSRQTAYKVVQRNAMATWENESKVFEDLLRADEDVNSRLTQEELEELFDYRFYTRHVDDIFKRLGLTAAQWQNLSAGTEDNLAPGSL from the coding sequence ATGATCGAACGATACAGCCGCGCTCAAATGAAAAAAGTCTGGAGCGACGAGAATAAATTTGCCAAATGGCTCGACATCGAATTGGCGGTAGTCGAGGCTTGGGTCAATCAGGGCGTAGTTCCCAGGGAAGCTTTGCCAAAAGTTAAAATGGCCCGACTGAATTTCAAACGGATGGAAGAGCTTCTTCAGGAAACCCATCATGACATGACGGCGTTTCTTGGATCGGTAGCCGAGAGCATCGGGAATGAATCCAGGTTTATCCACCTTGGGCTTACTTCATCGGACATCATGGATACGGCGACAAGCCTCCAACTGGTCGAAGCATCCAAAATACTGGCTGAAGATTTGAAAGCTCTGGTAACAGCTCTTGGCAACAAAGCCATAGAACACAAATATACTGTCATGGCTGGCCGAACTCATGGCGTTCACGCCGAACCAATAACCTTTGGCCTGAAGCTAGCGCTATGGATGGAAGAAACGCAACGTAATAGACAGCGCCTGGCTGACGCCGCTAAAATCATATCTGTTGGAAAAATGAGCGGAGCAGTTGGCACTTACGCCACAGTACCGCCTGAAGTTGAAGAATTCGCCTGTAAAAAATTAGGGTTAAGTCCGGCGCCTATTTCTAACCAGGTAATACAGCGGGACCGCCACGCACAATTCATGACCACAATGGCAATCATTGCCGGGTCTTTGGAAAAGTTCGCGGTCGAAATCAGGGCTTTACAAAAAACCGAATTCAGAGAAGCTGAGGAGCCTTTTGCAGAGGGACAAACCGGTAGTTCGGCTATGCCACATAAACGCAACCCGGAATTGTGTGAAAGAATAACGGGGATTGCCCGGCTGGTAAGGGGTTATGCGGTTACATCATTGGAGAATATCGCCCTGTGGCATGAAAGGGACATTTCTCATTCTTCCACTGAAAGAGTTATTTTGCCGGATGCCTGTTTGGTGCTGGATTATGCCCTTAACATTTTTACCAACGTGATTAATGGCATGAAAGTTTTTCCACAGAGAATGAAAAGCAACATGGATTTGACCCGGGGTCTTCTTTTCTCGCAGAGAGTGCTTATCGCCCTCATAGACAAAGGAATGAGCCGCCAAACCGCCTATAAGGTCGTTCAACGCAACGCCATGGCTACTTGGGAAAATGAAAGCAAGGTTTTTGAAGACTTACTTAGGGCGGATGAAGATGTCAACTCCCGGTTGACTCAAGAGGAACTGGAAGAGTTATTCGATTACCGATTCTATACTCGCCACGTTGATGATATCTTTAAAAGACTGGGGCTGACCGCCGCTCAATGGCAAAACCTCTCAGCCGGAACCGAAGATAATCTTGCTCCCGGATCCCTTTAA
- a CDS encoding phosphoribosylamine/glycine ligase (PFAM: Phosphoribosylglycinamide synthetase, ATP-grasp (A) domain; Phosphoribosylglycinamide synthetase, N-domain; Phosphoribosylglycinamide synthetase, C-domain~manually curated~KEGG: deg:DehalGT_0718 phosphoribosylamine/glycine ligase~TIGRFAM: phosphoribosylamine/glycine ligase), with translation MKLLVIGNGGREHAIAWKLKQSSQVEKVYVAPGNGGTAIHSDGNLDIDINDFNRLIGVIESKGIDMVVVGPEGPLMAGIVDELQSQRIPVFGPTRDAARLEGSKEYARYIMEKNAIPCARGCSFTLFEDALKYLRTQSIPVVVKADGLAAGKGVSVCFSQSEAEKALSNIMQKRVFGDAGSRVIIEECLEGQELSVLAFTDGQTIQMMSPACDYKRAFNGNCGPNTGGMGAYSPPPFFNSRLEEQIRATIMEPVIRTLGNEGIVYRGVLYAGIMLTHEGPKVLEFNARFGDPETQIILPLLKTDLAQIMKAVINGTLGKQSIEWENNACVTVVIASGGYPGDFKKGLEVHGLDNLEQDIMVFHAGTRISNDNRIVTSGGRVLNVTACGNSIAEARDKVYRNIDGINFEGSRYRSDIAFF, from the coding sequence CTGAAACTATTAGTCATTGGCAACGGCGGACGTGAGCATGCAATCGCATGGAAACTTAAGCAAAGTTCGCAGGTAGAGAAAGTATATGTCGCGCCTGGGAACGGCGGCACGGCCATACACAGCGATGGCAATTTAGATATCGATATAAATGATTTCAATCGCCTTATCGGGGTGATTGAAAGCAAGGGAATTGATATGGTAGTCGTCGGTCCCGAAGGACCACTAATGGCCGGTATCGTCGATGAACTACAGTCACAGAGAATTCCTGTATTCGGGCCTACTCGGGATGCCGCCAGACTTGAGGGCAGTAAAGAGTATGCCCGGTATATTATGGAAAAGAACGCAATTCCGTGCGCTCGAGGGTGTTCTTTTACGTTGTTTGAAGATGCTTTAAAGTACCTTCGTACCCAATCGATACCCGTCGTCGTCAAAGCCGATGGTCTGGCGGCCGGCAAAGGAGTCAGTGTCTGTTTTTCCCAGAGTGAAGCTGAAAAAGCTTTGTCAAATATCATGCAAAAGAGAGTTTTTGGCGATGCAGGATCCAGGGTGATCATCGAAGAATGCCTTGAGGGACAAGAATTGAGCGTTCTGGCTTTTACCGATGGGCAAACAATACAGATGATGTCACCGGCCTGTGATTATAAAAGGGCTTTTAATGGCAACTGTGGACCGAACACCGGCGGAATGGGAGCATATTCTCCCCCTCCGTTTTTCAATTCCAGGCTTGAAGAACAGATACGGGCAACAATTATGGAGCCGGTTATCCGCACTTTAGGTAACGAGGGTATTGTCTATCGAGGCGTATTGTATGCAGGAATCATGTTGACTCATGAAGGGCCGAAAGTATTGGAATTCAACGCACGTTTTGGCGATCCGGAAACCCAAATAATACTTCCTCTATTGAAAACTGATTTGGCGCAAATCATGAAAGCCGTAATTAACGGAACATTAGGCAAGCAATCGATCGAATGGGAAAACAACGCTTGTGTAACCGTGGTGATTGCATCAGGGGGATATCCGGGTGACTTTAAAAAGGGACTGGAAGTACATGGTCTGGATAATCTCGAGCAGGATATAATGGTGTTCCACGCTGGCACAAGGATTTCCAACGACAACAGGATAGTCACCAGTGGCGGCCGCGTTCTGAATGTAACGGCATGTGGAAATAGTATTGCTGAAGCCAGAGATAAGGTTTATCGGAATATCGATGGAATCAACTTCGAAGGGAGTCGATACCGTTCCGATATCGCGTTTTTTTAA